A part of Colius striatus isolate bColStr4 chromosome 13, bColStr4.1.hap1, whole genome shotgun sequence genomic DNA contains:
- the LOC133626614 gene encoding uncharacterized protein LOC133626614 has translation MLNALITTCNEPSKAKSMWILQESLLELLQDLDDEVVETNLSLLKMMLQAANSPVCSTLVLELTGRLQPLFHHTTSSVQLLSLELFQRLMQSVNKKERQPMKTRVYENVIELLCLLHAESPEVAEASRVTLLGAAAFLKKRRLRKLLEKRKTLEVGKYLLSGCGSRAAHYVQQAARCLWSHQQPIREAAVRFLGLAGQHLRGHQELLQPIHEALENLPEDTISSVANLAAQTQCTLRDAERAAPSRLSLREWLRRAWSRRPSLWARR, from the exons ATGCTCAATGCCCTCATCACCACCTGCAACGAGCCCTCGAAG GCCAAAAGCATGTGGATCCTGCAGGAAAGCCTCCTGGAGCTACTGCAGGACCTAGATGACGAGGTGGTCGAAACGAACCTCTCCTTGCTCAAAATGATGCTCCAGGCTGCCAACAGCCCAGTTTGCAGCACCCTCGTTCTGGAGCTGACTGGGAGGCTCCAGCCACTCTTTCACCAC ACCACCAGCagtgtgcagctgctctcccttgaGCTCTTCCAACGTCTGATGCAGTCTgtcaacaaaaaggaaagacagcCGATGAAGACACGGGTGTATGAGAACGTGATCgaactgctctgcctcctgcatgcCGAGAGCCCggaggtggcagag gcCTCTCGGGTAACCCTGCTTGGAGCTGCCGCcttcctgaagaagaggaggctcagaaagctcctggagaagaggaagacatTGGAAGTGGGCAAGTACCTG CTGTCAGGGTGCGGCAGCAGAGCCGCGCACTATGTGCAGCAGGCAGCGCGGTGCCTTTGGAGCCATCAGCAGCCCATACGAGAGGCGGCCGTCAGGTTCCTGG GGCTCGCCGGGCAGCACCTGAGGGGGCATCAGGAATTGCTGCAGCCCATCCatgagg CCCTTGAAAACCTGCCAGAAGACACCATCTCGTCAGTAGCAAACCTGGCAGCTCAAACGCAGTGCACCCtgagagatgcagagagagcagctccctccagaCTCAGCCTGCGAGAGTGGCTCCGCAGGGCCTGGAGCAGACGGCCTTCTCTCTGGGCCCGTCGCTGA
- the LOC133626638 gene encoding uncharacterized protein LOC133626638 — translation MVMENVRGEKQPPTSERKRRYWRVRDAKQGIAKCADKVSQLSGEKERCSSSTKQRRLDCEMALGDSQMVGIPKKPVPGDAHQRSPSHDPASWEFQLLACPEVRALDEGVLQLAPRYLRSECSQMQWLMLNALITTCDEPSKAKSMWILQESLLELLQDLDDEVVEMNLSLLKMMLQAANSPVCSTLVLELTGKLQPLFHHTTSSVQLLSLELFQRLMQSVNKKERQPMKTRVYENVIELLCLLHAESPEVAEASRVTLLGAAAFLKKRRLRKLLEKRKTLEVGKYLLSGCGSRAAHYVQQAARCLWSHQQPIREAAVRFLGLAGQHLRGHQELLQPIHEALENLPEDTISSVANLAAQTQCTLRDAERAAPSRLSLREWLRRAWSRRPSLWARR, via the exons ATGGTGATGGAAAACGTCCGAGGGGAGAAGCAGCCCCCGAcctctgagaggaaaaggagatactggAGAGTGAGAGATGCAAAGCAAGGAATAGCAAAGTGTGCTGATAAAGTCAGCCAGCTCTCTGGGGAAAAGGAACGCTGCAGCAGCTCTACGAAACAGAG ACGCCTGGATTGTGAGATGGCCCTTGGAGATTCCCAAATGGTGGGGATCCCCAAGAAACCTGTCCCTGGAGATGCCCACCAACGCTCCCCCAGCCATGACCCTGCGTCCTGGGAGTTTCAGCTCCTGGCCTGCCCTGAGGTGAGGGCATTAGACGAAGGTGTCCTGCAGCTGGCACCGAGGTACCTGCGGAGCGAGTGCAGCCAGATGCAGTGGCTGATGCTCAATGCCCTCATCACCACCTGCGACGAGCCCTCGAAG GCCAAAAGCATGTGGATCCTGCAGGAAAGCCTCCTGGAGCTACTGCAGGACCTAGATGACGAGGTGGTCGAAATGAACCTCTCCTTGCTCAAAATGATGCTCCAGGCTGCCAACAGCCCAGTTTGCAGCACCCTCGTTCTGGAGCTGACTGGGAAGCTCCAGCCACTCTTTCACCAC ACCACCAGCagtgtgcagctgctctcccttgaGCTCTTCCAACGTCTGATGCAGTCTgtcaacaaaaaggaaagacagcCGATGAAGACACGGGTGTATGAGAACGTGATCgaactgctctgcctcctgcatgcCGAGAGCCCggaggtggcagag gcCTCTCGGGTAACCCTGCTTGGAGCTGCCGCcttcctgaagaagaggaggctcagaaagctcctggagaagaggaagacatTGGAAGTGGGCAAGTACCTG CTGTCAGGGTGCGGCAGCAGAGCCGCGCACTATGTGCAGCAGGCAGCGCGGTGCCTTTGGAGCCATCAGCAGCCCATACGAGAGGCGGCCGTCAGGTTCCTGG GGCTCGCCGGGCAGCACCTGAGGGGGCATCAGGAATTGCTGCAGCCCATCCatgagg CCCTTGAAAACCTGCCAGAAGACACCATCTCGTCAGTAGCAAACCTGGCAGCTCAAACGCAGTGCACCCtgagagatgcagagagagcagctccctccagaCTCAGCCTGCGAGAGTGGCTCCGCAGGGCCTGGAGCAGACGGCCTTCTCTCTGGGCCCGTCGCTGA